Proteins encoded in a region of the Planococcus shixiaomingii genome:
- a CDS encoding threonine synthase, producing MTYSYISHLYCPKCSNTYSVKEQHHLCVCGSPLLVDYKWDEIQANVTREEIAGRTHDLWRYHELLPVEHEQNKVSLGEGMTPLIAMPRLGREMSVENLYMKDEGMVPTGTFKARGAAVGISKAKELGVREFAMPTNGNAGAAWALYGARAGIKSTIVMPVDAPLITRNEVALSGAKLYLVNGLISDAGKIVAKAVNEHGLYDASTLKEPYRIEGKKTMGLEIAEQLGWTLPDVIVYPTGGGVGLIGIYKALKELKVLGWVTGDLPRLVAVQAVGCAPIVKAWEEKKAESEFWPGSASIAFGINVPKALGDFLVLKALYQTAGCAIAVDDQVMIEEQEKIAQLEGAFICPEGAAAFAAIRKLRESGWIQEGETVVALNTGAGIKYPDTVKVNVPVLEIGDSLDGKVPN from the coding sequence ATGACATACAGCTATATTTCGCATCTTTATTGTCCAAAGTGCAGCAATACATACAGCGTTAAAGAGCAGCACCATTTATGCGTTTGCGGCTCGCCGCTATTAGTCGATTACAAGTGGGATGAGATCCAAGCAAATGTTACGCGTGAAGAAATAGCAGGAAGAACCCATGATTTGTGGAGATACCATGAGCTGCTTCCGGTTGAACATGAACAAAATAAAGTGTCTCTCGGGGAAGGGATGACTCCGCTTATAGCCATGCCAAGGCTCGGAAGGGAAATGTCTGTAGAAAACTTGTATATGAAAGATGAAGGAATGGTTCCGACCGGCACGTTCAAAGCGAGAGGAGCGGCGGTAGGCATTTCGAAAGCGAAGGAACTGGGCGTCCGCGAGTTTGCCATGCCAACGAACGGCAATGCCGGAGCAGCATGGGCACTTTACGGAGCCCGGGCAGGAATCAAATCCACCATCGTTATGCCGGTCGACGCTCCGTTGATCACCCGGAATGAAGTTGCGTTATCCGGTGCAAAGCTTTACTTGGTTAACGGGCTGATTAGCGATGCCGGAAAAATTGTAGCAAAAGCCGTAAACGAACATGGGCTTTACGATGCTTCGACGTTAAAGGAGCCTTACCGAATTGAAGGCAAGAAAACGATGGGGCTGGAAATAGCGGAACAGCTCGGCTGGACACTGCCGGATGTGATTGTGTATCCGACAGGCGGTGGAGTTGGCTTGATCGGTATTTATAAGGCGCTGAAGGAATTAAAGGTTCTCGGCTGGGTAACTGGAGACTTGCCGCGCCTCGTTGCGGTTCAAGCGGTGGGTTGTGCTCCGATTGTTAAGGCTTGGGAGGAGAAAAAGGCTGAGTCCGAATTTTGGCCAGGCTCTGCTTCAATCGCTTTTGGGATCAATGTGCCGAAAGCACTCGGCGACTTTCTCGTTTTGAAGGCTCTTTACCAGACAGCAGGCTGTGCCATTGCAGTGGACGATCAAGTGATGATAGAAGAACAAGAAAAAATCGCGCAATTGGAAGGGGCTTTTATTTGCCCGGAAGGAGCCGCTGCATTTGCGGCCATCCGCAAATTAAGGGAAAGCGGATGGATTCAAGAAGGGGAAACGGTGGTCGCTTTGAATACAGGAGCAGGCATAAAATATCCGGATACGGTTAAGGTGAATGTTCCGGTACTGGAAATTGGCGATTCTCTTGATGGAAAAGTTCCGAATTGA
- a CDS encoding Ig-like domain-containing protein: MKKGLRLKMAFTLVLLLSFFVGTSAQAEGNILLDEGTYVVGNEISAGLNKFKATDGYVKIEVYRGQEAVITETINSYRSNQLNIHLETEDRVDVSFIDSSPKLEVGILALADLNAMTNGYYVIGTDFPAGTYLLDVDQPLYEEDLANVFVLDSNGNQKKSVAVYENKDPVELKLIAGEKIYITDLAGTMSFKETIIVPTSIKLARSGLSITPNQTYKVTATVSPSNATDKTITWKSSNTKVATVDASGNVKGIAKGTAKITATATGNSKVVKTLNVNVSAKSVKVNKTSLSVMEGKTGTFSATVSPADSKDKAVTWKSSNTKIATVDSKGKVTGKAKGTVTITASVKSGKSATAKVTVTAPVAAKSAKMNKSAATVTKGKTLTLTATVSPSNTTNKTLKWKSSNTKVAKVDSEGKVTAVGAGTAKITATTTNGKVTSATIKVPYSKTLTTGTWKAGTHLPAGRYKITAKSGVGNVYITSNSYDRDIIETLDSNGEYGVTAITTDIKAGDTIEIEFIDSVQFTEVSHVKSTTLHAGYWTVGKDINAGRYKITTTDYVGNLFISRGDDMFVIETLMRDPDEWGVGSVTTTLKNGDRIYIGGLNKVLFTKK, translated from the coding sequence GTGAAAAAGGGATTAAGGTTGAAGATGGCGTTCACGCTAGTATTATTATTATCGTTTTTTGTTGGAACTTCAGCGCAAGCTGAAGGGAATATATTGTTGGATGAAGGTACGTATGTAGTTGGAAATGAAATTTCTGCTGGTTTAAATAAGTTCAAAGCAACAGACGGTTACGTGAAAATCGAGGTTTATAGAGGCCAAGAAGCTGTAATTACAGAGACGATCAACAGTTATCGCTCAAACCAATTGAACATTCATTTAGAAACAGAAGACCGTGTAGATGTTTCTTTCATCGATAGTAGTCCGAAGTTGGAAGTCGGAATTCTTGCACTAGCAGATTTAAACGCAATGACAAATGGTTATTACGTTATTGGAACAGACTTCCCGGCCGGAACTTATTTGCTTGATGTTGACCAACCTCTCTATGAAGAGGATCTTGCTAATGTTTTTGTGCTAGACAGCAACGGAAATCAAAAAAAATCGGTAGCAGTGTATGAAAATAAAGACCCGGTCGAGTTAAAACTGATTGCCGGCGAAAAAATCTATATTACTGATTTAGCTGGTACAATGAGCTTTAAAGAAACCATCATTGTTCCGACAAGCATCAAACTTGCCAGATCAGGTTTATCCATCACACCTAACCAAACATACAAAGTAACCGCAACTGTTTCACCGTCAAATGCCACGGACAAAACAATTACGTGGAAAAGTTCAAACACTAAAGTTGCTACTGTTGACGCATCAGGCAACGTTAAAGGAATTGCTAAAGGTACAGCCAAAATAACAGCTACAGCTACTGGTAATTCAAAAGTAGTGAAAACACTGAATGTAAATGTTTCAGCTAAGTCAGTAAAAGTTAATAAAACCAGTCTTTCGGTAATGGAAGGCAAAACGGGTACATTTTCTGCAACTGTCTCACCAGCTGACAGCAAAGACAAAGCGGTTACGTGGAAATCATCAAATACCAAAATTGCTACAGTAGACAGTAAAGGGAAAGTGACCGGCAAAGCAAAAGGTACGGTGACTATTACTGCATCTGTAAAAAGCGGAAAATCTGCAACGGCGAAAGTGACAGTAACCGCACCGGTAGCTGCGAAATCAGCGAAGATGAACAAATCGGCTGCGACCGTTACAAAAGGCAAAACTCTTACGTTGACTGCCACTGTAAGCCCGAGCAACACAACGAACAAAACGTTAAAGTGGAAATCATCTAACACAAAAGTAGCGAAAGTCGACAGCGAAGGAAAAGTGACTGCGGTCGGAGCGGGTACTGCAAAAATCACGGCTACAACGACTAATGGCAAAGTGACATCTGCGACTATTAAAGTTCCTTACAGCAAAACCTTAACTACAGGTACTTGGAAGGCTGGAACTCATTTACCGGCAGGCCGTTATAAAATTACTGCAAAATCAGGAGTTGGCAATGTATATATAACATCGAATTCTTACGATCGGGATATAATTGAAACCCTTGATAGCAATGGAGAATACGGTGTAACTGCGATTACAACAGATATTAAAGCAGGGGACACAATCGAAATTGAGTTTATTGACAGTGTACAATTCACTGAGGTTTCACATGTAAAGTCTACTACGCTGCATGCTGGTTATTGGACTGTTGGCAAAGATATAAACGCGGGTAGATATAAAATTACAACAACGGATTATGTAGGGAATTTATTCATTTCTAGAGGAGATGACATGTTTGTGATTGAAACCTTGATGAGGGATCCAGATGAATGGGGAGTTGGAAGTGTAACAACCACCCTTAAAAATGGAGATCGTATATATATCGGTGGCCTAAATAAAGTTCTCTTCACAAAAAAATAA
- a CDS encoding S8 family serine peptidase, with amino-acid sequence MKKTLALLAALTIFLNLETVIYAEGQQPKTAETDQVIVIMEEDATVPLKNGKVIPVEGEENQLVSVEIPKGETIDGFIQELEKRSDVKSVEPDHLIKLAYTTNDPAINFEQYHHKRIGTIRAWDQTLGSPNVVVAVIDDGADLLHPDLAGKWVSPYDIVKDSATAIPAGSHGTHIAGIIGASIGNRTMGAGVAPKTSIMPINVFNGQYSLTSDIIAGISYAVKNEADIINMSFATEVYSEAFETAVKTANENGVVLVAAAGNDGKSTPNYPAAYPGVISVGSTTSTDELSTFSNYGSTIDITAPGDSIYSTWPGGLFESMSGTSMATPVVAGVAALVMSNEPELSNKEIEKRLYETAKDLGAPGRDDLFGNGRVNAKDALLLNPAKPGVDRVTDQSTAVKGTAEAEATVTVKAGTALLGTGIVEEDDKFTVAIPKQRAGTKLKVTVADANGKVSEAEGVIVADVTAPHAPIVISLYNTSASITGKAESGSTVHAYAGTKEIGKATAVGGGFTMKIAKQPAGTSVTLVAVDAAGNKSPAAKITVGNATLKVATTAYNKLKVSWSQTAGAHGYEIYRSTSLSGTYSKVGTAASGSTLSYTNSSLTTGKTYYYKVRAYRTIDGKKVYGPYISIASGKPAVSNTASVKAAAGGYNKNKISWSPVSGASGYAVYQATSKNGAYRNIKMIGNGSTLTHTKTGLTAGKTYYYKVRAYRTVNGKKYFGPYSSTASAKPVLPIRSVVKSIGSNSIFSYIHKGLAGGKAYYAQSRTVTGKKYINPYSGPVSSKTASAKPSSISAVKAGSTSIKASWPKVKEASGYELHRATSKTGTYFKIKAYTSGSAIIYTDKSLTKGKTYYYKVRAYRFVNGKKMYSTFTATAAVKL; translated from the coding sequence ATGAAAAAGACATTAGCCTTGCTGGCGGCGTTAACGATATTTTTAAATTTAGAGACAGTCATATACGCGGAAGGTCAACAACCAAAAACTGCGGAAACCGATCAAGTGATTGTCATCATGGAAGAAGATGCCACTGTTCCTTTGAAGAACGGAAAAGTGATTCCGGTTGAAGGGGAAGAAAACCAACTCGTATCGGTGGAAATCCCGAAAGGTGAAACGATAGATGGCTTTATACAAGAGCTGGAGAAAAGAAGCGACGTTAAAAGCGTTGAGCCGGATCATTTGATTAAGCTTGCGTATACAACGAACGATCCAGCTATAAATTTCGAGCAGTACCATCACAAAAGAATCGGAACCATTCGGGCCTGGGATCAGACACTCGGTTCCCCAAATGTCGTAGTCGCTGTCATTGATGATGGCGCAGATTTGCTGCATCCTGATTTAGCCGGGAAATGGGTTTCTCCATACGATATCGTGAAAGACAGTGCAACTGCCATTCCAGCAGGAAGCCATGGCACACATATCGCAGGAATTATTGGTGCGTCAATCGGCAATAGAACGATGGGGGCAGGCGTTGCTCCAAAAACAAGCATTATGCCGATTAATGTTTTTAACGGCCAATATAGTCTAACTTCTGACATTATTGCGGGCATTAGCTACGCGGTGAAAAATGAAGCGGACATCATCAATATGAGTTTTGCAACCGAGGTATATAGTGAAGCTTTTGAAACTGCGGTCAAAACCGCTAATGAAAACGGGGTAGTTTTGGTCGCAGCGGCTGGAAACGACGGAAAAAGCACGCCGAACTATCCTGCGGCTTACCCAGGTGTCATTTCAGTGGGCTCTACTACATCCACTGATGAGTTATCCACTTTTTCAAATTATGGTTCGACAATTGACATTACAGCACCCGGAGATTCGATTTACTCGACGTGGCCAGGTGGGTTGTTTGAAAGTATGAGCGGAACTTCCATGGCAACTCCGGTAGTAGCGGGAGTCGCCGCATTGGTCATGTCCAATGAACCTGAACTATCAAATAAAGAAATTGAAAAGCGGCTATATGAAACAGCAAAAGATCTAGGGGCACCAGGCAGAGACGACCTTTTCGGCAACGGCCGGGTCAATGCCAAAGATGCCTTGCTGCTTAATCCTGCCAAACCGGGAGTCGATCGAGTGACCGATCAATCAACTGCTGTCAAAGGTACAGCGGAAGCGGAGGCAACAGTCACTGTTAAAGCCGGAACAGCTCTTTTAGGAACCGGTATAGTTGAGGAAGACGACAAGTTCACCGTCGCCATTCCGAAACAGCGAGCGGGAACCAAATTGAAAGTTACTGTTGCAGACGCTAATGGAAAAGTCAGCGAAGCAGAAGGGGTCATAGTGGCAGATGTCACGGCGCCACACGCGCCGATTGTCATTTCGCTCTACAACACATCAGCTTCGATTACAGGAAAAGCTGAATCCGGCTCTACAGTTCACGCCTATGCCGGGACTAAAGAAATCGGGAAAGCGACTGCTGTCGGAGGTGGCTTCACGATGAAAATCGCCAAGCAGCCAGCAGGTACGAGCGTAACCTTGGTTGCGGTTGACGCAGCAGGGAATAAAAGTCCAGCTGCCAAAATCACTGTCGGGAATGCGACTCTAAAAGTTGCGACAACTGCATACAATAAGCTGAAAGTGAGCTGGTCTCAAACTGCAGGAGCACATGGCTATGAAATATACCGAAGTACATCACTTTCAGGAACTTACAGCAAAGTCGGCACCGCAGCAAGCGGCAGCACGTTAAGCTACACCAACAGCAGTTTGACAACCGGCAAAACCTACTATTATAAAGTGCGGGCTTACCGGACTATTGACGGTAAAAAAGTGTACGGTCCCTATATAAGCATTGCAAGCGGAAAACCGGCTGTATCGAATACAGCTTCCGTTAAAGCTGCAGCGGGCGGATACAACAAAAATAAGATTAGCTGGTCCCCTGTCAGCGGTGCAAGCGGCTATGCCGTTTACCAAGCGACTTCGAAAAACGGTGCTTACAGAAACATCAAAATGATTGGAAACGGCAGCACACTCACTCACACAAAAACCGGATTAACAGCCGGCAAAACGTATTACTACAAAGTACGAGCTTACCGCACAGTCAACGGCAAAAAATACTTCGGTCCGTATTCCAGTACAGCTAGCGCAAAACCGGTCCTTCCTATAAGATCTGTAGTTAAATCCATTGGAAGTAACAGTATTTTTAGCTATATCCATAAAGGTCTGGCTGGAGGAAAGGCTTATTACGCTCAATCTCGCACGGTTACTGGAAAAAAATACATCAATCCATATTCCGGTCCTGTTAGCTCTAAGACAGCATCAGCTAAACCTTCAAGTATTTCAGCCGTTAAAGCGGGCAGCACTTCCATTAAAGCGTCATGGCCTAAAGTGAAAGAAGCAAGCGGCTATGAACTTCACCGAGCTACAAGCAAAACCGGAACATACTTCAAAATCAAAGCCTACACCTCAGGCTCTGCTATCATCTACACGGATAAGAGCTTAACAAAAGGAAAGACTTACTACTACAAAGTACGGGCATACCGATTCGTAAACGGCAAAAAGATGTATAGTACTTTTACTGCAACGGCTGCAGTTAAATTGTAA
- a CDS encoding S8 family serine peptidase, which produces MKLKFSFSTVFISFLLTFFLFSTTVSANEVLDKPVIPKENLVTMFDEKKEYNHNELIVKFKEYVTAAEKQGILSSVEGTEVSSVLDGKISLVSLPKGSELLTAANQLLKQETIEFVQPNYEITQAYVPSDSGYKKQWHLKKIQMQKAWDATKGSSGIIVAVIDGGVQTNHPDLKGKIVSPYNVVTGKKTFSASEHGTHVAGVVAASINKKGVVGIAPNVKIMPINVFQSSGADTYDVIDAIVYATKNGANIINMSLGNYYYDYALDDATTYAKNKGVTIIAAAGNDNTYYDIYPASLPSVISVSATNSSDKITGFSNFGYNIDLAAPGEDIYSTVSGSSYKYMDGTSMAAPVVSGVAALVLSKNPLLSPDQVENILTKSAVDLGSKGWDYYYGYGRVDASKALKQTPTPLTNISSAAAFTASGTNKNRMSFTAQKGKTVSFYIQNSKGTTIKKLVKPEKWTGGKLTASWDGKQENGLYAPTGSYNVIAKLTNGRESVYKKKTVKLTNKVKPSIKISSSALYSPTVQSKLKLYFDVNQKTAITAKIYNSKNTVIKTIFSNKSITAKTNKIEWNGTNSKEEKVKDGTYKLVLSGVGANKIKASNVNVSIKIDATKPAAQIDLLATPFKSDGASKNAVKVTFKEKVTATTYVTTDKGVKVKRLTNKQTFNSGAVTLQWNGKNDSGKFVSEGSYMYQTEAKDAAGNQMVTKSKVFSLQDWQKPIVSSTKDLTFKKEGNASFSYNISKPASVTIQLLNNGQVVRTVETGNSKNTGTNIFVWDGKDQAGNILPDGKYQFNITAVDKYKNTNSYIGNMTVSLTAVDIMYPSVSNFFEYGAGSDIYYKLSQDSSVTIEIFDSSNTKIRTIEKASRKAGINHFNWDGYDDEGYYEYWDYEVYYYVIKAKNAFGNETTVKGKITNEESPAWLTAHSYSFTPSVDYYWENTQLNLLIDVKEPTKMTLYVYDGYYSDYIVDKETYNLDEGKNERTYTKKSAEDLYYVIQYEDQLGNAYRFGIDESGYYNSYSMQKTELIPKIAMPK; this is translated from the coding sequence ATGAAACTCAAATTTTCATTCTCTACAGTTTTCATCAGTTTTTTACTAACTTTTTTTCTTTTTTCAACTACTGTTTCAGCAAATGAGGTTCTAGATAAACCGGTAATACCGAAAGAGAACTTGGTTACAATGTTTGATGAGAAAAAAGAGTATAACCACAATGAACTGATTGTGAAATTTAAAGAATACGTTACGGCAGCAGAAAAGCAGGGAATTTTGAGTTCAGTAGAAGGGACAGAAGTTTCGAGTGTATTAGATGGAAAAATTTCGTTAGTTTCGCTTCCAAAAGGCAGCGAGTTGCTGACAGCTGCAAATCAATTACTTAAACAAGAAACAATTGAATTTGTACAGCCGAATTATGAAATAACACAAGCTTATGTACCAAGCGATTCAGGCTATAAAAAGCAATGGCATTTGAAAAAGATTCAAATGCAGAAAGCGTGGGACGCAACTAAAGGGTCGTCAGGCATCATAGTTGCAGTTATTGACGGCGGTGTACAAACTAATCATCCAGATCTTAAAGGTAAAATTGTTTCGCCATATAACGTTGTTACCGGGAAAAAAACTTTTTCTGCCAGCGAACATGGAACCCATGTGGCTGGGGTGGTTGCTGCTTCAATTAATAAAAAAGGAGTCGTAGGAATTGCTCCTAACGTTAAAATTATGCCAATCAATGTATTCCAAAGTTCAGGGGCTGATACTTACGATGTTATTGATGCCATTGTATATGCAACCAAAAATGGAGCAAACATAATAAACATGAGTCTTGGCAATTATTACTATGATTATGCCCTGGACGATGCAACAACTTATGCGAAAAATAAAGGGGTCACTATTATAGCGGCAGCCGGTAATGACAATACATATTACGATATTTATCCCGCATCATTGCCCTCTGTCATCTCTGTTAGTGCTACTAATAGCAGCGACAAAATTACCGGTTTTTCAAATTTTGGATACAATATTGATTTAGCTGCTCCGGGAGAGGACATTTACTCTACTGTGTCAGGAAGCTCTTATAAATACATGGATGGAACGTCGATGGCGGCTCCTGTAGTTTCGGGGGTAGCTGCTTTGGTCTTGTCTAAGAATCCGCTGTTAAGCCCTGATCAAGTTGAAAATATCCTGACTAAATCAGCCGTTGATTTGGGGAGCAAGGGATGGGATTATTATTACGGTTATGGTCGGGTAGATGCGTCAAAGGCTCTGAAACAAACACCTACACCCCTTACCAATATTTCATCGGCTGCTGCTTTCACGGCATCCGGGACTAATAAAAACCGCATGAGCTTTACTGCACAAAAAGGAAAAACGGTATCGTTTTATATTCAAAATTCCAAAGGGACGACAATCAAGAAATTGGTTAAGCCAGAAAAATGGACTGGCGGAAAACTTACTGCATCTTGGGATGGCAAACAAGAAAATGGATTATACGCACCAACAGGATCCTATAACGTTATTGCAAAACTGACTAACGGCAGAGAAAGCGTCTATAAGAAAAAAACGGTTAAACTTACAAACAAAGTTAAACCGTCGATCAAGATCAGCTCATCGGCTTTATACTCGCCGACTGTGCAAAGTAAGCTAAAACTATATTTTGATGTAAATCAAAAAACGGCCATTACCGCCAAAATTTATAACAGCAAAAACACAGTAATCAAAACGATATTCAGCAACAAATCCATAACCGCCAAAACGAATAAAATCGAGTGGAATGGTACCAACAGTAAAGAGGAAAAGGTAAAAGACGGTACGTATAAACTTGTCCTATCAGGAGTTGGCGCTAATAAGATTAAAGCCTCAAATGTCAACGTATCCATAAAAATTGATGCTACGAAACCAGCAGCTCAAATCGATCTACTGGCAACTCCATTCAAATCCGATGGAGCATCGAAAAATGCGGTAAAAGTAACCTTCAAAGAAAAAGTTACGGCAACCACCTATGTAACGACAGATAAAGGAGTAAAAGTAAAACGGTTAACAAACAAGCAAACGTTTAATTCAGGTGCAGTTACACTTCAATGGAACGGAAAAAATGATAGTGGCAAGTTCGTTTCCGAGGGCAGCTATATGTATCAAACGGAAGCCAAAGATGCTGCTGGAAATCAAATGGTTACAAAATCGAAAGTCTTTTCTTTACAGGACTGGCAGAAACCAATCGTTAGTTCAACAAAAGATTTAACTTTTAAGAAGGAAGGAAATGCATCCTTCAGCTATAACATTAGCAAGCCAGCTTCCGTAACCATTCAATTGTTGAATAACGGACAAGTTGTTAGAACAGTAGAAACGGGCAACTCCAAAAATACTGGGACAAATATTTTTGTTTGGGACGGCAAAGACCAAGCAGGCAACATTTTGCCAGATGGAAAGTATCAATTTAATATTACAGCAGTCGACAAATATAAAAACACCAATTCTTATATAGGCAATATGACTGTATCTTTGACAGCGGTGGATATCATGTATCCATCTGTTTCAAACTTTTTTGAATACGGTGCAGGTAGTGATATCTATTATAAATTATCACAAGACTCAAGCGTGACTATTGAAATCTTTGACAGCAGCAATACCAAAATACGGACTATCGAAAAGGCTTCTCGTAAAGCCGGCATTAATCATTTCAATTGGGACGGTTATGATGACGAAGGGTATTATGAGTATTGGGATTATGAGGTCTATTATTACGTAATCAAAGCTAAGAATGCTTTCGGAAATGAAACAACGGTTAAAGGGAAAATCACCAATGAGGAAAGTCCAGCGTGGCTTACAGCACATTCTTATTCTTTTACTCCATCGGTCGATTATTATTGGGAAAATACACAGCTTAATCTATTAATAGATGTAAAAGAGCCAACAAAAATGACCTTATACGTATATGACGGGTATTATAGTGATTATATAGTAGACAAAGAAACTTATAATTTAGACGAAGGGAAAAATGAAAGAACATACACCAAAAAGTCTGCGGAGGATTTATATTATGTTATTCAATATGAAGACCAACTGGGGAATGCATACCGTTTTGGAATTGACGAATCTGGCTACTATAATTCTTATAGTATGCAGAAAACGGAACTTATACCTAAAATAGCAATGCCTAAATAA
- a CDS encoding putative bifunctional diguanylate cyclase/phosphodiesterase, producing the protein MKNQSNESEQKFQSVIESANDAIIVADQLGLVIQWNQGAEAIFGFSKKEVLGKNLDLIIPDRFKEAHRKGLERYYTSKSPSLMGKTLELTGCRKDGTEFPLELSLGSWETESGLYFSSIIRDISERKQTEEKINDLVYLDPLTKLPNRRLFYDRLSSILSQAKEDEQSFSLLFIDLDHFKLINDTFGHSIGDQLLIQATDRLQCNLSERDTVARLGGDEFVLILPQTDHNKAAAFAQDLQNIFNKPFYFSSEELFVSVSIGIGMFPNDGDTKEALIQSADIALYRVKEEGRNGFQFHTSEMNEIVARKSKLAMSLRKGLEYGEFDIHYQPQIDIKSGTIIGVEALARWTHSKMGKISPAEFIPLAEDTGAIIQIGEFVLREACKQNKAWQDAGLPPFRVAINISARQFSQTNLAEMIKDALEESGLEPKYLELELTESIIQGSKSAISMMQELKKMGIHLSIDDFGTGYSSLSYLKLFPIDTLKIDQYFTRNIQVDPKDAALVDTIIRMAHNLELNVIAEGVETSEQLEFLKVRHCDQAQGYYFNKPLPAEEIERIYRQLEGAQLLIQ; encoded by the coding sequence TTGAAAAATCAATCGAACGAATCTGAACAGAAATTCCAATCGGTCATAGAATCCGCGAATGACGCTATTATTGTGGCGGATCAGTTAGGCCTCGTTATCCAGTGGAACCAAGGCGCCGAAGCGATTTTCGGCTTTTCAAAAAAAGAAGTGCTTGGGAAGAACCTCGATCTCATTATACCCGACCGTTTTAAAGAAGCGCATCGAAAAGGATTAGAACGATACTATACTTCAAAATCGCCAAGTCTGATGGGCAAAACACTGGAATTGACGGGTTGCCGAAAAGATGGGACAGAGTTTCCATTGGAATTGTCCCTCGGTTCATGGGAAACAGAAAGTGGTCTGTATTTCAGCAGTATTATCCGTGATATATCTGAACGCAAACAGACGGAAGAAAAGATCAATGATTTGGTCTATCTGGATCCTTTGACCAAGCTGCCAAACCGACGACTGTTTTACGACCGATTAAGTTCTATATTAAGTCAAGCAAAAGAAGATGAGCAATCTTTCTCACTTTTGTTTATTGACTTGGATCATTTTAAATTGATCAACGATACGTTCGGCCACTCAATCGGCGATCAGTTGTTAATCCAAGCAACTGACCGGCTGCAATGCAACTTATCGGAACGCGACACAGTAGCCCGTCTTGGCGGTGATGAATTTGTCTTGATTTTGCCTCAGACAGATCACAATAAAGCGGCTGCGTTCGCACAGGATTTACAAAATATTTTCAATAAACCTTTCTATTTCAGCAGTGAAGAGCTATTCGTCAGCGTATCGATCGGCATTGGTATGTTTCCGAATGACGGGGATACAAAGGAAGCCTTGATACAAAGCGCGGACATTGCCTTGTACCGGGTAAAAGAAGAAGGACGAAATGGCTTCCAGTTCCATACGAGCGAGATGAATGAAATTGTTGCCCGAAAATCGAAGTTGGCAATGAGCCTCAGAAAAGGGCTGGAATACGGCGAATTCGATATTCACTACCAACCTCAAATCGATATAAAGAGCGGGACAATCATTGGCGTGGAAGCGCTTGCTCGTTGGACGCATTCAAAAATGGGGAAAATTTCCCCCGCTGAATTTATTCCGCTTGCAGAAGACACCGGAGCGATTATCCAGATTGGCGAATTTGTCCTGCGAGAAGCATGCAAGCAAAACAAAGCGTGGCAAGACGCTGGCCTCCCTCCTTTTCGAGTAGCGATCAACATTTCAGCCCGCCAATTTTCTCAGACAAATTTGGCGGAAATGATAAAAGATGCTTTAGAGGAATCCGGCCTTGAGCCGAAGTATTTGGAACTTGAATTGACCGAAAGCATTATCCAAGGATCGAAAAGCGCCATTTCGATGATGCAGGAACTGAAAAAAATGGGCATCCATTTATCGATTGACGATTTTGGAACTGGCTATTCTTCGTTGAGTTACTTGAAACTGTTCCCAATCGATACATTGAAAATTGACCAGTACTTTACCCGTAATATACAGGTGGATCCAAAAGACGCAGCCTTGGTGGATACCATTATCCGGATGGCTCACAACTTGGAACTCAATGTAATTGCGGAAGGTGTAGAAACAAGCGAGCAGCTGGAATTTTTGAAAGTCAGGCACTGCGACCAAGCGCAGGGCTACTACTTCAACAAACCGCTGCCGGCTGAAGAGATTGAACGGATTTACCGGCAGCTTGAAGGCGCTCAGTTATTGATTCAATAA